The DNA segment ACGGCACTGACCGCACTCACCGCGGCCGTCACCTCGGCCGACCGGATCGGACCGGCAACGTCCACGCCGTCCACGGTGATCGTCGGATGGGCAGGGTCGGTACCGGCCACGATGGCAGGGATCGCCGCGTGCTCGGCTACCCGAGCGGCGTCCTGCACGTCGACACCACGGGCCAGCAGCCACCACGTCAGCGCCCGGTACGTCGACCCGGTGTCGAGGTACCGGAGGCCGAGCGCCGTGGCGACCCCACGGGACACACTGGACTTCCCTGCCCCCGACGGGCCGTCCACCGCCACCACCGCGTGACCGCACGAATCGTCGGGTGTCGGCACGGCACGGCTCCTGTCCGCACGCGGGCGGTTCGGCTGGGGTGACCCGCAGCGTAGCGCCGCGCGGCGTCCGCCCGGCGCAGTGACCGGCCCACGGACCGGCCCACGGACCGGCACAGTGGCGGGCCGTCGTGATCAGCCGACTGACCGGCCCGGCGTACGGCGACCTCGGCAGCCGACGCGGCGCGGGTTCAGCCGCGTACTGACCAGCCGCGGGCCACCAGCACTGCGGCCAGCGCCGCCGCGGCATCGGCCCGCACGCTGAGCTCGACGACACCGGTCGCCCTGCCGAGCGCATGCTCGATCCGGACGTCCTCCAGGTTCACGCCCGCTTCGCCGACGACCGCGAACAGCCGGCCGAGCTCGCCAGGGCTGTCAGCGACGACGACGGGGATCGCCGCGAGCGGGACCGCGGCGTCGCCGTGCTTGCCCGGCACCTTCGCGTGGCCGTCGTTCCCCCGGCGCAGCACGGCCTGTACGGCGTCGGCCGCGGCCGTGGCGGCTGCCGGCGACGCGTCGGTACTGGCCAGCACCCGCAATGCCGCGGCGACCGCGTCGAGGTCGGCGACGACGGCATCGAGCACCTCGGCTACCGGCGCGGCGTTCGCGCTGAGGATCTCCGACCACAGCGCGGGGTCGGACGCAGCCACCCTCGTGGCGTCCCGCAAACCCTGCCCGGACACGGCGACCTGGTCGTCGGCCGCAGCGGTGAGACGTCCGGCCAGCACGGACGCGAGCAGCTGCGGCACATGGGAAGTGAGCGCGACCGCACGGTCGTGATCGGCGGCGCTCATCGTGACCGGCACCGCGCGGCAGGCCGTCACCAGGGCGACCACCGCGGCCAGCCGGTGGGGGTCGGTGGCCGGCGTCGGCGTCAGCACCCACGGCCGGTCGGCGAACAGGTCGTCACGGGCCGCAGCGGGGCCCGACACCTCGCGACCTGCCAGCGGATGGCCCCCGACCACGCGGCTCAGATCGGCGTCCAGCTCGGCCAGCCGACGTAGCGGGCCGGCCTTCACCGACGTCACATCGGTCACCGTGGCCCCTGGGTAGCGCCCGAGTACGTCGGCCACCACGCCGGCCGACGCCGCCGGCGGCACCGCGACCACGACGACGTCCGGCTGCTGCGCGGGCCACCCCGCGGGCGCCCGGGTGCGCCGTTGCGCGCCGGCGAGCGCGTCGACCTGGGTGTCCTGCAACGACACGTCCGTACCGACCCGTTGCAGCGCAAGGGCAACCGACGTCCCGATCAGTCCGGTGCCGACGACCAGCACCCGCTGCGGCGTCGCCGCCACACTCGCTGGGCGGTGTGACGCCCCGCTCACTGCGCGATGTCCTGCCGGAGCGCCTCGGCGCCGCGCAGGTAGACGTGGGCGACCGCCGAGCGCGGCACGGCCAGGTCCGCGTGCGCCATGACCCGCACGACTCGCGGCAGAGCGCCCGCCACGTCGATCTCCTGGGCGCACATCAACGGGACGTCGGCGAGGCCCACGGAGCGGGCCGCGGCGGCCGGAAATATGCACCGCAGATCCGGCGTCGCCGTGAACAGGATGCTCACCAGGTCGTCCTGGTCGATCCCGTTGCGGGAGAGCATGGCGCGCAGCAACTCGACCACGGCGTCGGTCATCTCGTCGGGGTCGTCGGCCTGCAGGCAGGTCGCGCCGCGGATCGCCCGCACCGCCATCCTGTCCTCCAGCCTCGTCCGCCCGCTGCCCGGGCACACCCTAGCGACGGTCAGAGCCCGGCAGCGGTGTAGAGCGCGCCGAGCTCGTCGCGACCCAGCGTGCGCAGCGTCCCTGGCCGCTGTTGCCCCAGCGACACCGGACCGACCTTGGTGCGCACCAGTGACGACACCGGATGGCCGACGGCGTCGAGCAGCCGGCGTACGACGTGCTTGCGGCCCTCGTGCAGCACGACCTCCACCAGGACCTGCGAGCCCTGCCGCTGGATCACCGAGAACCGGTCCACGGTCGCCGGGCCGTCGTCCAGGTCGACCCCGGCCCGCAGCCTCGGCCCGACGTC comes from the Actinomycetota bacterium genome and includes:
- a CDS encoding (d)CMP kinase; the encoded protein is MPVRGPVRGPVTAPGGRRAALRCGSPQPNRPRADRSRAVPTPDDSCGHAVVAVDGPSGAGKSSVSRGVATALGLRYLDTGSTYRALTWWLLARGVDVQDAARVAEHAAIPAIVAGTDPAHPTITVDGVDVAGPIRSAEVTAAVSAVSAVPAVRRRLVGLQQAVVAAARAGGSGIVVEGRDIGTVVLPQADLKVYLVADAAVRARRRAAQEGRAADAASADTLDALARRDALDSRRATSPLRAADDAVVVDASAATLEQVIGTVVSLVRAAVQPTPAEVS
- a CDS encoding prephenate dehydrogenase, giving the protein MAATPQRVLVVGTGLIGTSVALALQRVGTDVSLQDTQVDALAGAQRRTRAPAGWPAQQPDVVVVAVPPAASAGVVADVLGRYPGATVTDVTSVKAGPLRRLAELDADLSRVVGGHPLAGREVSGPAAARDDLFADRPWVLTPTPATDPHRLAAVVALVTACRAVPVTMSAADHDRAVALTSHVPQLLASVLAGRLTAAADDQVAVSGQGLRDATRVAASDPALWSEILSANAAPVAEVLDAVVADLDAVAAALRVLASTDASPAAATAAADAVQAVLRRGNDGHAKVPGKHGDAAVPLAAIPVVVADSPGELGRLFAVVGEAGVNLEDVRIEHALGRATGVVELSVRADAAAALAAVLVARGWSVRG
- the aroH gene encoding chorismate mutase, whose product is MAVRAIRGATCLQADDPDEMTDAVVELLRAMLSRNGIDQDDLVSILFTATPDLRCIFPAAAARSVGLADVPLMCAQEIDVAGALPRVVRVMAHADLAVPRSAVAHVYLRGAEALRQDIAQ